The proteins below are encoded in one region of Leptospira montravelensis:
- a CDS encoding chemotaxis protein CheW — MAGILGEYTEVFLEESEDQIEELNSNLVKLEKDHENPEIINDIFRAAHSLKSSSAFVGLYNLSDLAHTMENLLQKIREGSLEINVKLVNLLFECFDLIKQVIEGVANGIKVETPFTDMIKKLQDYEASPTQSGSGSNPTKPSETQKPKEGSPSPIALNEEEISEIRQSLKEDSGQTAFSVLLKLKDETPMQNLRLLLILQSVKQSGVIIKCNPSEDALDNGQGSFSLSFVTVTKLDKKELHVQCNIDMVDTLSIEEIKLQETEMEALEKRAESSDAHAKNSTLTHGDSEEKVATKGSANFDKAVTDSKVVMRTIKVSSDKLDQLMNNVGELVITNSGFQKIYDDLVAQFGEDSLFNELKGKIDQINRISKDLQTGIMNIRMVPIGSVFNRFTRLIRDLSLETGKQVNLVLRGENTELDKKVIDAIGEPLIHLIRNSVDHGIESPAERRASGKPEEGTVELNAYQGGSNILVEIRDDGKGLNKDKILKKAIERGLVSESDAQNLAESDIFQFIFAPGFSTADKISDISGRGVGMNVVNKLIEEFKGKILIHSEEGKGSSFTLSFPQALAIIPSILVIMEEEVYAFPLSEVSETIKVNLDQITTLEGHEIINLRGEVLPIYRLNRILGLADKQEMVEVPVVIVNYKTRKLGFMVDDLIGKHETVIKSLGKNFKDIQGLTGATIMGDGTIILVLDIPGLVEIAADKVDWTDKLVAGEMMKRASTIRSLEMSDSEFMFKSNHPTNRYNAKLIELRAKDKSRVKKDKHRAEKHIIVPKEEVFAEEPVTNVKITTEVVKTEVEVNGDSGETSKSATATLVIDHKTDEIHRLADVAKIENVKLTEREQAAEIIKGFVEQKEERLNQVAALNSEAINEIMSSKDIKKLENIVNTGMMNAGVVLSQLVGKEVELFIPEITLTDREGLAKEFRYSMDQFFGMKIRMTGDLNGNLLMMFSEENGSEIARELLGSAEAKYAEGSHQKLSDDMVSVLSEISNIVCSSVMNSLSNKLKKEILPSVPEMITGSFMDVIDIVKPERTKFLSMHTEFNHQGSNLIGVLVFLPDFDELVELIHKS; from the coding sequence TTGGCTGGAATTTTAGGCGAATACACAGAAGTTTTCCTGGAAGAATCTGAGGATCAAATCGAGGAATTAAATTCCAATTTGGTAAAACTCGAAAAAGACCACGAAAACCCAGAAATCATCAATGACATCTTTCGTGCAGCGCACTCATTAAAAAGTTCTTCTGCCTTCGTCGGGTTATATAATTTATCCGATTTAGCACATACGATGGAAAACCTTCTCCAAAAAATTAGAGAAGGAAGTTTAGAAATCAATGTTAAACTTGTTAATTTGCTCTTTGAATGTTTTGATTTGATCAAACAAGTCATAGAGGGAGTTGCCAATGGTATAAAGGTGGAAACTCCTTTTACGGACATGATCAAAAAACTCCAAGATTATGAAGCTTCCCCAACACAATCTGGTTCAGGTTCGAATCCAACAAAACCAAGTGAAACCCAGAAACCTAAGGAAGGTTCTCCTTCGCCTATCGCTTTAAATGAGGAAGAAATTTCTGAAATCCGCCAGTCTTTGAAAGAAGATAGTGGCCAAACCGCTTTTTCTGTTTTGTTAAAATTAAAAGACGAAACACCAATGCAAAATCTAAGGCTACTTTTGATTTTGCAATCAGTGAAACAATCAGGTGTGATTATCAAATGTAATCCTTCCGAAGATGCTTTAGATAATGGACAGGGAAGTTTTTCCTTATCTTTTGTAACTGTCACTAAACTAGATAAAAAAGAATTACATGTCCAATGTAACATTGATATGGTGGATACACTTTCCATAGAGGAAATTAAACTTCAGGAAACTGAAATGGAAGCTCTTGAAAAAAGAGCAGAATCTTCTGATGCGCATGCAAAAAATTCTACATTAACACATGGTGACTCTGAAGAAAAAGTGGCAACGAAAGGCTCTGCTAACTTTGATAAGGCTGTCACTGATTCGAAAGTAGTGATGCGAACTATCAAGGTTTCTTCTGACAAACTAGACCAACTCATGAATAACGTGGGTGAACTTGTCATAACCAACTCAGGATTTCAAAAAATCTATGATGATTTGGTAGCACAGTTTGGAGAAGATTCATTATTCAATGAACTAAAAGGAAAAATCGACCAAATCAATCGTATTTCCAAAGATTTACAAACAGGAATTATGAATATCCGAATGGTTCCGATTGGATCTGTATTCAATCGGTTCACAAGACTCATTCGTGATCTTTCTTTGGAAACTGGTAAACAGGTGAATTTGGTATTACGTGGGGAAAACACAGAACTCGATAAAAAAGTAATCGATGCCATTGGGGAACCACTCATCCACCTCATTCGAAATTCTGTAGATCATGGAATTGAGTCACCTGCGGAAAGAAGAGCTTCCGGCAAACCGGAAGAAGGAACTGTGGAACTCAATGCCTACCAAGGTGGTTCCAATATCCTTGTGGAAATTCGTGATGATGGTAAGGGATTAAATAAAGATAAAATTCTAAAAAAAGCCATCGAACGAGGGCTAGTCAGCGAATCGGACGCACAGAATTTAGCGGAATCTGATATCTTTCAATTTATCTTTGCCCCAGGATTTTCTACTGCAGATAAAATTTCTGATATTTCTGGTCGTGGTGTGGGAATGAACGTGGTCAATAAACTCATAGAGGAGTTTAAAGGCAAAATTCTCATTCATTCCGAAGAAGGGAAGGGATCGTCTTTCACCTTATCTTTCCCACAAGCACTAGCCATCATTCCTTCGATCCTTGTGATTATGGAAGAGGAAGTGTATGCTTTCCCACTTTCGGAAGTTTCAGAAACCATTAAAGTCAATCTGGACCAAATCACAACTTTGGAAGGTCACGAGATCATCAACCTACGTGGAGAGGTATTACCAATCTATCGTTTGAATCGAATCCTTGGACTTGCCGACAAACAAGAGATGGTAGAGGTTCCGGTTGTCATCGTGAACTATAAAACAAGAAAACTTGGATTTATGGTCGATGATTTGATCGGAAAACATGAAACCGTAATTAAATCTCTAGGCAAAAACTTCAAAGACATCCAAGGTCTTACTGGTGCTACCATCATGGGAGATGGAACGATTATCCTCGTATTGGACATTCCTGGTCTTGTAGAAATTGCTGCGGATAAAGTAGATTGGACTGACAAACTAGTGGCTGGAGAAATGATGAAACGTGCCTCTACCATTCGTTCTTTGGAAATGTCCGATTCTGAATTTATGTTTAAATCCAACCATCCAACAAACCGCTATAATGCGAAGTTGATTGAGTTACGTGCTAAAGATAAATCGCGTGTCAAAAAAGATAAACACAGAGCCGAAAAACATATTATTGTTCCTAAAGAAGAAGTATTTGCAGAAGAACCAGTAACCAACGTAAAAATCACTACTGAAGTGGTCAAAACAGAAGTAGAAGTGAATGGCGATTCTGGAGAAACATCAAAATCCGCAACAGCAACTCTAGTCATCGATCATAAAACGGATGAAATTCACCGTTTGGCTGATGTTGCAAAAATCGAAAACGTAAAATTAACGGAAAGGGAACAAGCCGCAGAAATCATCAAAGGTTTTGTGGAACAAAAAGAAGAAAGATTAAACCAAGTTGCTGCCTTAAATTCGGAAGCAATTAATGAAATCATGTCTTCGAAAGATATCAAAAAACTTGAAAATATAGTAAATACAGGTATGATGAATGCCGGTGTCGTACTCTCTCAGTTAGTTGGTAAAGAGGTAGAACTTTTTATTCCTGAAATTACACTCACTGACAGAGAAGGTTTGGCAAAAGAATTCAGATATTCTATGGATCAGTTTTTTGGAATGAAAATTCGAATGACAGGAGATCTTAATGGAAACCTCCTTATGATGTTTTCTGAAGAAAATGGATCTGAAATTGCAAGAGAACTTCTAGGATCGGCAGAGGCAAAGTATGCTGAGGGAAGTCACCAAAAACTTTCAGATGATATGGTATCTGTATTATCTGAAATTTCCAATATTGTTTGTTCTAGTGTGATGAACTCACTTTCCAACAAATTAAAAAAGGAAATTTTGCCTTCTGTTCCTGAAATGATTACGGGAAGTTTTATGGATGTAATAGACATCGTAAAACCAGAGCGAACCAAGTTTTTGTCCATGCATACAGAATTTAACCACCAAGGTAGTAACCTAATTGGTGTTTTGGTATTCCTACCTGACTTTGATGAACTGGTAGAATTAATTCATAAATCATGA
- a CDS encoding chemotaxis protein CheW, with translation MDQETLLTSLAEKTKMEQESDLGDLEQFLTFTIEKEFFGIRLLLVHEILKPVLITRIPNVEDYILGVINLRGEIIPIVDLKKRFHGTDSEIFPVSRIIVIMLDEKRIGVLVDEVKQVVKIQKDFISYTTDDLSLNYSTMVESVSRYEDHLILNLDLEQIVDFVSSAK, from the coding sequence ATGGACCAAGAAACATTACTCACATCCCTGGCGGAAAAAACCAAAATGGAACAAGAGTCCGATTTGGGAGACTTGGAACAGTTCCTTACGTTTACCATTGAAAAAGAATTCTTTGGGATTCGTTTGCTTCTGGTTCACGAAATTTTAAAACCAGTTCTTATCACGAGGATTCCCAACGTAGAAGATTACATCTTAGGTGTCATCAATCTACGTGGTGAGATCATTCCCATTGTGGATTTGAAAAAAAGGTTCCACGGAACGGATTCTGAAATTTTCCCTGTTTCGCGTATCATCGTAATTATGTTAGATGAGAAGCGAATAGGAGTTCTAGTTGATGAAGTCAAACAGGTTGTTAAGATCCAAAAAGATTTTATCAGTTATACGACTGATGACTTGTCGTTAAACTATAGTACGATGGTTGAGTCAGTATCTAGATACGAAGACCATTTGATTTTGAATTTGGATTTGGAACAAATTGTTGATTTTGTTTCATCCGCAAAGTAA
- a CDS encoding protein-glutamate methylesterase/protein-glutamine glutaminase translates to MNKKPTVVIIDDSLLVRNILSDALTKKDEVQVIATGKTGMDCIDLAGKLKPDFIVLDIEMPVMDGLTALAEIKKLKLPSHVIMLSVLTQHGADATFKALELGAVDFIPKPSSGNQFSPEDITAVLSAKIKGFSDSKQPSIEVLLKPERTERQLNKSFQKPIKVEAIGIGTSTGGPKALQTVFASIPEDFTKPIFVVQHMPAGFTKAFADRLNSLSKIQVKEAEDGDLVHPGTAYIAPGDYQMTVVTKGKDHFIELHHSGQVNGHRPSIEVLFDSLVAAYGGDHLLSMIMTGMGKDGSQAITNIHAKGGITLAQNEATSVVYGMNRVAVELGGIDFVLPVEDLVPKMIELLKSRGN, encoded by the coding sequence ATGAATAAAAAGCCAACTGTTGTCATTATTGATGATTCACTCCTTGTGAGGAATATCTTGAGTGATGCTCTCACCAAAAAGGATGAAGTACAAGTGATCGCTACCGGCAAAACCGGCATGGATTGTATTGACCTCGCAGGAAAGTTAAAACCAGACTTTATCGTTTTAGATATTGAGATGCCAGTCATGGATGGGCTTACGGCCTTGGCAGAAATCAAAAAATTAAAACTGCCAAGTCACGTGATCATGCTTTCCGTTTTAACACAACACGGGGCAGATGCTACTTTTAAAGCCTTGGAACTTGGGGCTGTTGATTTCATTCCCAAACCATCAAGCGGAAATCAGTTTTCCCCAGAAGACATTACTGCGGTATTGTCCGCAAAAATTAAAGGTTTTTCTGATTCTAAGCAGCCTAGCATCGAAGTTCTCCTAAAACCAGAGAGAACTGAACGCCAATTAAATAAAAGTTTTCAAAAACCAATCAAAGTAGAGGCTATCGGAATTGGCACCTCCACAGGAGGGCCGAAAGCTTTGCAGACTGTATTTGCAAGTATACCGGAAGACTTTACGAAACCAATCTTTGTGGTGCAACATATGCCAGCGGGATTTACGAAAGCATTTGCAGACAGATTGAATTCCTTGTCTAAAATACAAGTGAAAGAAGCAGAAGATGGTGATCTGGTACATCCGGGAACTGCTTACATCGCACCTGGTGATTACCAGATGACGGTGGTTACAAAAGGAAAGGATCATTTTATTGAACTGCACCATTCAGGTCAGGTCAATGGTCATAGACCATCCATTGAAGTATTGTTTGATAGTTTGGTTGCCGCTTATGGTGGAGATCATCTTTTATCCATGATCATGACTGGAATGGGAAAAGATGGATCGCAAGCCATCACCAACATTCACGCCAAAGGTGGTATTACTTTGGCGCAGAATGAAGCAACATCGGTAGTTTACGGAATGAACCGAGTTGCAGTAGAGCTGGGAGGGATTGATTTTGTCCTTCCAGTGGAAGATTTAGTACCAAAAATGATTGAATTATTAAAGTCGAGAGGGAATTAA